The genomic window TCGACGGCGTCGACTGGTCCCGGGGCTCCTGCGGGCGGGCGATGAGGTCCTCGCCACCGGCGGGCGTCGAGTAGAGCGTGCCCGCCGCGTCGTCGTAGAAGGCGTCGACGATCGCGTCGCCGAGGTCGAGCGCGAACGCGAGCGGCTCTGGATCGCCCGTCGCCTCGTAGCAGGCGAGCGCGCCACGGCCCAGGAAGGCGTAATCTTCGAGGTAGCCCCTCCCCTGGACGTCGACGTCGACAATCGCGCCGGTTTCCGACCCCGTCGCGGCCGCTTCGTCGACTGTCGGAACGTACCGCCGGGCGAGTCGCTCGCCGTCCCACAGTTGCTCGCGGACCGCGGCGAGCGCCGCCAGCGCACGCTCGGCGAGCCCCTCGTCGTCGAGCACGAGCGAGCCCTCCGCGAGGGCACGGATCGCGAGCCCGTTCCATGCGGCGATGACCTTGTCGTCGCGACGCGGTCGGGGGCGGTCCTCGCGTGCCTCCCGAAGCTGCTCGCGCGCGGCGTCGAGCCGCTCGCGCACGGTGGCCGCGTCGAGGTCGTGTTCGGCAGCGAGGTCCTCGATCGACGCGTCGATCGTCAGGACGGTCGCGCCCTCGAAGTTCCCGCGCTCGGTGATCCCGAAGCGATCGCAGACGAGCGCCGTCAGCTCCGAATCGTCGAGCACGGCGGCGACCTCCTCGGGCGTCCAGACGTAGAATTCGCCCTCCTCCTGCTCGCCCTGCTGGCCGTCCTCCGTGCGATTGTGTGGGACGGCACTCCGCGCGTCGAGCGTGGCGGCGAAGGCACCGTCAGGGTGCGCAAGTTCGCGATCGAGGAAGTCGAAGGTCTCGCGGGCGACCGTCGCGTAGCGATCGTGCCCCATGAGCTGGTGGGCGCCGAGGAGGATCCGTGGAATCTCGGCGTTGTCGTACAGCATCTTCTCGAAGTGGGGCACCGTCCAGTCCCGGTCCGTGCAGTAGCGGTGGAACCCGCCGCCGACGTGGTCGTAGAGCCCGCCGTCGACCATCGCGGCGAGGGCGGCGTTCGCGACTGCGTGGAACTCCGAGTCCTCCTGCGCGTCACCCCCGACGCTGTCGGCGGACCAGCCGGCGTCGAACAGCGCCTCGATCCGTGCGGGCTGCGGGAACTTCGGGCCCTGGCCCCAGCCGTCGTGGTCGCGGTCGGCGCTCCGAAGTGCGGCACTCGCGGCACGCTCCAGGGGGCTCGGCTCGGTCTCACCGGCGTCGTCAAGGCCGCTGGCCGCGTCGGTGTCGGTCGACGAGGCGGTCCCGGCAGCGGATGTGGCCCGCGTTGCCTCGCCGGTGTCCTCCAGTTCCTCGCGGATGTGACTCGTGATCCGACTGGCTCGCTGCTCGAACTCCTTCCGTTCCTCGGGATCCGCCCAGGAGTCGGCGACGTCCTCGAGGAGATCGAGGAAGCCGGGCATCCCCTGACGGGACTCCCGGGGGAAGTACGTCCCGACGTAGAACGGCTCGCCGTCGGGCGTCAGCCACGCCGAGAGCGGCCAGCCGCCACGGCCGGAGACGAGCTGGCAGGCGGTCTGGTAGACCGAGTCAAGGTCCGGACGCTCCTCGCGGTCGACCTTGATCGGGACGAACTTCTCGTTGAGCGTCTCGGCGACCGTCTCGTCCTCGAAGCTCTCCTCCTCCATGACGTGGCACCAGTGGCAGGCGGCGTAGCCCACCGAGAGGAAGATGGGGACGTCCCGCTCGCGAGCAGCGGCGAGCGCGGCGTCGTCCCATGGCTGCCAGTTGACGGGGTTGTCCGCGTGCTGCTGGAGGTAGGGGCTGGCCTCGGCGTCGAGCCGGTTGCGATCCGTCGGTTCGGCCATGTGTCGGGTAGGCCACTGGGGCGTAAAGTACCGGCGTTCGACCCGGTGGACGGCAACGACTACCCGCTCCGGGACCGTCTGTACAGGTATGCGAGCAGCAACCAGATTGTGGCTCCTCCGGATCGCAGCGCTGGTGCTCACGCTGCCGCTCTGGTTCCTGCTGTTCGCGCTCGCCGTCTCGCTCGACGCTGGCCCGGTCGTCGGACTCCTCGTCGTCTTCGTTCCGCTGGGGCTGCTCGCTGCCGGAATCGCGCTGTTGGTCCGGGGGCTCCGCGCTGGCGACCGGGCCAGCGACGGAAGTACTGAGCGGTCGTGAGTACGCCGCCTTGCCAGTCGTGAACGGCGGTGCGATCACCTGTGACGTGAGCGGCGATGGACGGGAGCCCCGATCGATTAGCCGTCGTCCGAATCTGGGTCGAGAATCTCCTCGAACTCCTCGCGGTCCTCCTCACTGAGCTGGTCGTCATCGTCCCCGTCGCCGCTCCCGCTGGAGCGTTGCTGTGACCGGTTCCGACCGCGTCGGCGGTGCTCGGGCTCCTGGGCCTCGTCGCGGCTGAGGAACTTCGGTCTGCCGACGGACTCCCTGGAATCGTCGGGCCGGGAGTCGATCTGGTAGCCGCCGAGGGCGTCGGGGATCCCCTGCTTCTCGTGGGCCTGGCCCTGCTCTGGCCGATCGCTGGGATCGAGCTGGGTCGTGCCCTCGACGACCTCCTCCCAGACGTCCCCCGCGTCGGCGGCGGGATCGGGGTCGATCCGGTCGGCCTTGTCCCGCCCCTCGTGGAAGGCAAGTTCGACGAAACTCCGGTCGTAGGTCGACTCGACCTGATCGCTGATGCGATCGAGTTCCCCGGGGTAGTGCTCGTCCATCCGCGCGGCGACGCCGAGGGCGAAGGCCCGGCGGACGGCTTCCTCTCGATCCTCGATCTCCTCCCAGTCGGTGCCGAAGCGTTCCTCGTACATATCAGGTGCCGGGGACCGGCGTCTGGGCCGTCATCTCACTCACCGAGGATCTGGTCGGGGTCGACGCGGAGGCCCCGGTCCGAGAACCGTGCGGCGTGGATGTTGCTGTCGATGTCGGTCCCACGCATCTTGATGATCTGGACGCCGCGTTGCATCCCGCCTTCCTCCAGGTAGTTGTGCATGAAGAAGACCCCGTGAGCGAGATAGTGCTCGTCGGAGTAGGAGGTCGGATCGGTCATCTCCGAGATGACGATCGTCGTCGCGTCCGCTCGCTTGAGCGCCGTGAGGAACTTGATGAAGTCGTCGAGGTCGTCCGAGAAGTAGTACTCGAGGAGCATCGCGGAGTCGATGACCAGCCGATCGATGTCCTTCGAGTCGACGAAGGAGACGATCTGGTTGGTCATGTTCTCGACGTTGTCGGGGAAGTCCCCGCCAGAGCGCGAGGAGGGCGCGAGCAAGCGCTTGGCCTCGCTGTCGAAGACGTTGAGGAACTTCACCCGGCCCGAGCTGACGGCCTTGTCGAAGCCGAACTCGTACCGGGACATGTCCTGGACGAGCTCCTCGCTCGTCTCGTGGAGACTGAGAAAGAGCGAGGTCTGGCCGTCGATCGCACCCTTCGTGACGAACTGCGAGGCGAACGTCGACTTCCCACTTCCCGGCGGTCCACTGACGATATAGAGCCTGTTCGTGAGCAACCCGCCCTCGACCAGCGTGTCGAAGCCGGGGACCCCAGTAGCGACGCGCATCGTTACAGAGCAGGGGCCGGGCCCGACAAGAGTGTTCTGGCAGGTTTTGCCATCGTGCGTCGTGACCCCCGGAGCCCTCCTGTGAATCCCGACACCGGTGGAATCGGCCATCGTCGACGCCTCGTGGCACGGTACC from Salinarchaeum sp. Harcht-Bsk1 includes these protein-coding regions:
- a CDS encoding thioredoxin domain-containing protein, translated to MAEPTDRNRLDAEASPYLQQHADNPVNWQPWDDAALAAARERDVPIFLSVGYAACHWCHVMEEESFEDETVAETLNEKFVPIKVDREERPDLDSVYQTACQLVSGRGGWPLSAWLTPDGEPFYVGTYFPRESRQGMPGFLDLLEDVADSWADPEERKEFEQRASRITSHIREELEDTGEATRATSAAGTASSTDTDAASGLDDAGETEPSPLERAASAALRSADRDHDGWGQGPKFPQPARIEALFDAGWSADSVGGDAQEDSEFHAVANAALAAMVDGGLYDHVGGGFHRYCTDRDWTVPHFEKMLYDNAEIPRILLGAHQLMGHDRYATVARETFDFLDRELAHPDGAFAATLDARSAVPHNRTEDGQQGEQEEGEFYVWTPEEVAAVLDDSELTALVCDRFGITERGNFEGATVLTIDASIEDLAAEHDLDAATVRERLDAAREQLREAREDRPRPRRDDKVIAAWNGLAIRALAEGSLVLDDEGLAERALAALAAVREQLWDGERLARRYVPTVDEAAATGSETGAIVDVDVQGRGYLEDYAFLGRGALACYEATGDPEPLAFALDLGDAIVDAFYDDAAGTLYSTPAGGEDLIARPQEPRDQSTPSSLAVGTDLLLALDAFRSDHRFEEAARRVLRTHEDRLAERPLEHPSLALATERARAGSTEVTIAAGQGSGGEAPAGEAPAGKAPAAAASAGEVPPAGIPVSWRSWLAGRYLPRRLLAPRPPDAGGLHGWLDRLGLDDAPPIWAGRDAADGPTAYVCRAFTCSRPLTDPDAADSWLGSSGDTRPAGDSDPSHES
- a CDS encoding ATPase domain-containing protein; its protein translation is MRVATGVPGFDTLVEGGLLTNRLYIVSGPPGSGKSTFASQFVTKGAIDGQTSLFLSLHETSEELVQDMSRYEFGFDKAVSSGRVKFLNVFDSEAKRLLAPSSRSGGDFPDNVENMTNQIVSFVDSKDIDRLVIDSAMLLEYYFSDDLDDFIKFLTALKRADATTIVISEMTDPTSYSDEHYLAHGVFFMHNYLEEGGMQRGVQIIKMRGTDIDSNIHAARFSDRGLRVDPDQILGE